The following are from one region of the Streptomyces decoyicus genome:
- a CDS encoding cobalamin B12-binding domain-containing protein has translation MSVARHDGAQAGIQGAAGRSGPIRVVVAKPGLDGHDRGAKVIARALRDAGMEVIYTGLHQTPEQIVDTAIQEDADAIGLSILSGAHNTLFAKVIALLEERDAADIKVFGGGIIPEADIPPLKAQGVAEIFTPGATTASIVDWVNANVRSLAV, from the coding sequence ATGAGTGTGGCTCGGCATGACGGAGCGCAAGCGGGAATCCAGGGCGCGGCGGGCAGGTCGGGGCCGATCCGGGTGGTCGTGGCCAAGCCGGGCCTGGACGGGCACGACCGGGGCGCCAAGGTCATCGCGCGGGCGCTGCGCGACGCCGGTATGGAGGTGATCTACACCGGGCTGCACCAGACCCCGGAGCAGATCGTCGACACCGCGATCCAGGAGGACGCCGACGCGATCGGGCTGTCCATCCTCTCCGGCGCGCACAACACCCTCTTCGCGAAGGTCATCGCCCTGTTGGAGGAGCGCGACGCGGCGGACATCAAGGTCTTCGGCGGCGGCATCATCCCCGAGGCCGACATCCCCCCGCTCAAGGCGCAGGGCGTCGCGGAGATCTTCACGCCGGGCGCGACGACCGCCTCGATCGTGGACTGGGTCAACGCGAACGTGCGCTCGCTGGCGGTCTGA
- a CDS encoding DUF5691 domain-containing protein — MTSTTTPTAPTVPTTPTAPLTPTAPATPSAPTAPPSPTPTAPAPWADLVSAALLGTERRTPPVAVRSGQGAAAALLDAAAVSTVRRRAALRPAPAGERPAPAPADLRPSLPPAARRRLSLLLADRGGSAGSRRGTAPDLTELLPQWLVTAGELGYRAPEALLPALLDAARARTDLRPAALALSGPRALWLARLNDEWKFALRGTGRTTELPLGDDPEGVRQQWEEGLFAERVALLTALRRQDPQAGLALLAATWPTERAEDRLMFLDSLREDLSAADEPFLEQALSDRSRNVRTTAAELLSTLPGSALAARMAQRAHTCIGLDRTAGAPVIAVEAPHECDAGMQRDGVAPEPPSGRGERSWWLGQLVEATPLDGWPARFGGREASAIVALPVGDDWRTELHDAWCRAAVRQRNADWARALLGAPGAPSQAAEVSPAGSSRDLTKLLTVLPDEERAWWVAEFIAAHGLSDAFRMLGVCTVPWAEPLGGAVVDALDIARDAGSYPWSFSGVMGLAERCLDPAAADRLDMLTAITDEPEGASPGSGGYWSEAFQRLVGTLRLRATMHAELTPPPTGHDPADAAASAGPTDTGLRAGTDTTTDTGTDTSADHGPGPLSSPGPGPAAGTGPGIRTGAPADASGRATRQPLAP, encoded by the coding sequence ATGACGAGCACCACCACGCCCACGGCACCCACTGTTCCCACCACTCCCACTGCACCCCTCACTCCCACCGCCCCCGCCACTCCGTCCGCACCCACCGCACCCCCTTCCCCCACCCCGACCGCCCCGGCCCCCTGGGCGGATCTCGTGAGCGCCGCGCTCCTGGGGACCGAGCGGCGGACGCCGCCGGTGGCGGTGCGGTCCGGGCAGGGCGCCGCCGCCGCGCTGCTGGACGCGGCCGCGGTGAGCACGGTCCGCCGGCGCGCCGCACTGCGCCCCGCACCGGCCGGTGAGCGGCCCGCCCCGGCCCCGGCCGACCTCCGGCCCTCGTTGCCGCCCGCCGCGCGCCGCCGGCTGTCCCTGCTGCTCGCCGACCGCGGCGGCAGCGCAGGCAGCCGCCGCGGCACGGCACCCGACCTCACCGAACTGCTGCCCCAGTGGCTGGTCACCGCGGGCGAGTTGGGCTACCGCGCCCCGGAGGCGCTGCTGCCCGCGCTGCTCGACGCCGCCCGTGCCCGTACGGACCTGCGGCCCGCCGCGCTGGCGCTGTCGGGCCCGCGTGCGCTGTGGCTGGCGCGGCTCAACGACGAATGGAAGTTCGCGCTCCGTGGGACCGGCCGCACGACCGAGCTGCCCCTGGGCGACGACCCTGAGGGCGTACGACAGCAGTGGGAGGAGGGCCTGTTCGCGGAACGGGTCGCCCTGCTGACCGCGCTGCGCCGCCAGGACCCGCAGGCCGGCCTGGCACTGCTGGCCGCGACCTGGCCCACGGAGCGGGCCGAGGACCGTCTGATGTTCCTCGACTCGCTGCGCGAGGACCTCTCGGCGGCCGATGAGCCGTTCCTGGAACAGGCGCTGTCCGACCGCAGCCGCAATGTCCGCACCACGGCCGCCGAACTGCTCTCCACGCTCCCCGGCTCCGCGCTCGCGGCCCGTATGGCGCAGCGCGCACACACCTGCATCGGCCTGGACCGTACGGCCGGTGCGCCGGTGATCGCCGTGGAGGCCCCGCACGAGTGCGACGCGGGGATGCAGCGGGACGGGGTGGCACCCGAACCACCCTCCGGGCGGGGCGAACGGTCCTGGTGGTTGGGCCAGTTGGTGGAGGCGACGCCGCTGGACGGATGGCCCGCACGCTTCGGGGGCCGTGAGGCGTCGGCGATCGTGGCGCTGCCGGTGGGCGACGACTGGCGGACGGAGCTGCACGACGCCTGGTGCCGCGCCGCCGTGCGCCAGCGGAACGCCGACTGGGCGCGGGCCCTGCTGGGCGCGCCGGGCGCTCCGTCCCAGGCGGCCGAGGTCTCACCGGCCGGCTCGTCGCGGGACCTGACGAAGCTGCTGACCGTACTTCCCGACGAGGAACGGGCCTGGTGGGTGGCCGAGTTCATCGCGGCGCACGGCCTGTCGGACGCTTTCCGGATGCTCGGCGTGTGCACGGTCCCCTGGGCCGAGCCGCTGGGCGGCGCCGTCGTCGACGCCCTGGACATCGCCCGGGACGCGGGCAGTTATCCCTGGAGCTTCAGCGGGGTGATGGGCCTGGCCGAGCGCTGCCTGGACCCGGCAGCGGCGGACCGTCTCGACATGCTCACCGCCATCACGGACGAGCCGGAGGGCGCCTCACCGGGCTCCGGCGGCTACTGGTCCGAGGCCTTCCAGCGCCTGGTAGGCACTTTGCGCCTCCGCGCCACCATGCACGCGGAACTCACCCCACCACCCACCGGCCACGACCCCGCGGACGCCGCCGCCTCAGCCGGCCCCACCGATACCGGCCTCCGCGCCGGCACGGACACAACCACGGATACGGGCACGGACACGAGTGCCGACCACGGCCCCGGCCCTCTCAGCAGCCCTGGCCCCGGTCCTGCCGCCGGCACCGGCCCCGGCATCAGAACCGGTGCCCCGGCCGACGCCTCCGGCCGGGCCACGCGCCAACCCCTCGCGCCATGA
- a CDS encoding SWIM zinc finger family protein produces MNPQGERWTTDQVLALAPDEASRRAGGKLAAPGPWSETGADGGAVWGQCKGSGKKPYQTVVDIKGPAFKCSCPSRKFPCKHALGLLLLWAGDDRAVTAGEPAQWAGEWLAGRRERAERSASAPPGAGAPSRAPADPEAAKRRAERRMQRIGAGARELEQRLEDLLRSGLASAERAGYGSWDETAARMVDAQAPGLASRVRELGSAVAAGPDWPAQLLEECALLHLLDQGFLGIERLPAPLAATVRSRVGLTTEAADLLTGPEAATVRDRWLVLAQQDSEDGKLTTRRIFLRGERTGRMALHLSFGGANRPLDVALAPGLVLDADLAYYPGARPLRAVLGERHAPAAPGPVPPGGGIDAALAAYGDALRDDPWLDSWPVVLADVTPIPTRDGTSWQLADTDGESALPLDPRCLGRTSLWQLAAISGGAPVTVFGECGHRGFLPLTVWDPAPVSL; encoded by the coding sequence ATGAATCCGCAGGGGGAACGCTGGACGACGGACCAGGTGCTCGCGCTGGCGCCTGACGAGGCTTCGCGCAGGGCGGGCGGCAAGCTCGCGGCGCCGGGGCCGTGGTCGGAAACGGGCGCGGACGGGGGTGCGGTGTGGGGGCAGTGCAAGGGCAGCGGCAAGAAGCCGTACCAAACGGTCGTGGACATCAAGGGCCCCGCCTTCAAGTGCAGTTGCCCGAGCCGTAAGTTTCCGTGCAAGCATGCGCTGGGGCTGTTGCTGCTCTGGGCCGGCGACGACCGTGCGGTGACGGCAGGGGAACCGGCGCAGTGGGCGGGCGAATGGCTGGCCGGTCGCCGGGAGCGCGCCGAGCGGTCCGCGAGCGCGCCCCCGGGTGCCGGCGCTCCGTCGCGTGCGCCGGCCGACCCGGAGGCGGCCAAGCGGCGGGCTGAGCGCCGGATGCAGCGGATCGGCGCCGGTGCCAGGGAACTGGAGCAGCGCCTGGAGGATCTGCTCCGGTCCGGCCTGGCCTCGGCCGAGCGGGCGGGTTACGGCTCCTGGGACGAGACGGCCGCCCGTATGGTCGACGCGCAGGCTCCCGGACTCGCCTCGCGGGTACGGGAGTTGGGCTCGGCGGTGGCGGCCGGTCCCGACTGGCCGGCGCAGCTGCTGGAGGAGTGCGCGCTGCTGCACCTCCTCGATCAGGGGTTCCTCGGCATCGAGCGGCTGCCGGCCCCGCTCGCGGCGACGGTCCGCTCGCGCGTCGGACTGACCACGGAGGCGGCGGATCTGCTGACCGGCCCCGAGGCGGCGACAGTGCGGGACCGCTGGCTGGTGCTCGCCCAGCAGGACAGCGAGGACGGCAAGCTGACCACCCGCAGAATCTTTCTGCGGGGCGAGCGCACCGGCCGGATGGCACTGCATCTCTCCTTCGGCGGGGCCAACCGTCCTCTGGATGTGGCGCTGGCGCCCGGTCTGGTGCTCGATGCGGATCTCGCCTACTACCCGGGGGCCCGCCCGCTGCGCGCCGTCCTGGGCGAGCGGCACGCCCCGGCGGCCCCGGGGCCCGTGCCGCCCGGCGGCGGCATCGATGCCGCCCTGGCCGCGTACGGCGATGCGCTGCGCGACGACCCCTGGCTGGATTCCTGGCCGGTGGTGCTCGCCGATGTCACCCCGATACCGACCCGAGACGGGACGAGCTGGCAGTTGGCCGATACGGACGGGGAATCGGCGCTCCCGTTGGACCCGCGCTGCCTGGGCCGTACGAGCCTGTGGCAGCTGGCCGCCATATCGGGCGGGGCGCCGGTCACGGTCTTCGGCGAATGCGGCCACCGCGGCTTTCTGCCGCTGACCGTCTGGGACCCCGCGCCGGTCTCCCTGTGA
- a CDS encoding ATP-binding protein, with product MSENSFTTTDDETNPSAGAAPLAAGGEALRPHAEDTFAQELKALAAVDDRPRPERWRLSPWAVATYLLGGTLADGTVITPKYVGPRRIVEVAVTTLATDRALLLLGVPGTAKTWVSEHLAAAVSGDSTLLVQGTAGTPEEAIRYGWNYAQLLANGPSREALVPSPVMRAMAQGMTARVEELTRIPADVQDTLITVLSEKTLPIPELGQEVQAVRGFNLIATANDRDRGVNELSSALRRRFNTVVLPLPATPDEEVDIVSRRVEQIGRSLDLPAGPEGLDEIRRVVTVFRELRAGLTTDGRTKLKSPSGTLSTAEAISVVTNGLALATHFGDGVLRSGDVAAGILGAVVRDPAADRVVWQEYLETVVRERDGWKDFYRACREASA from the coding sequence ATGTCCGAGAACAGCTTCACGACGACGGACGACGAGACCAATCCGAGCGCTGGGGCGGCGCCGCTCGCCGCGGGCGGCGAAGCGCTGCGGCCGCATGCCGAGGACACTTTCGCGCAGGAGCTGAAGGCCCTCGCGGCGGTCGACGACCGGCCGCGCCCGGAGCGCTGGCGGCTCTCGCCGTGGGCGGTCGCGACCTACCTTCTCGGCGGCACGCTCGCGGACGGCACGGTCATCACGCCCAAATATGTCGGCCCGCGCCGCATCGTCGAGGTCGCCGTGACGACCCTCGCGACGGACCGCGCACTGCTCCTGCTCGGCGTGCCCGGCACCGCGAAGACCTGGGTGTCCGAGCATCTGGCGGCGGCCGTCAGCGGCGACTCCACCCTGCTGGTGCAGGGCACGGCCGGCACCCCCGAAGAGGCGATCCGCTACGGCTGGAACTACGCCCAGCTGCTCGCGAACGGCCCCAGCCGCGAGGCGCTGGTGCCCAGTCCGGTGATGCGCGCGATGGCGCAGGGCATGACCGCGCGGGTCGAGGAACTGACCCGCATCCCCGCCGACGTCCAGGACACGCTGATCACGGTCCTGTCCGAAAAGACCCTGCCCATCCCGGAGTTGGGGCAGGAAGTGCAGGCCGTGCGCGGGTTCAACCTGATCGCCACCGCCAACGACCGCGACCGCGGGGTCAACGAACTCTCCAGCGCGCTGCGCCGCCGCTTCAACACCGTCGTGCTGCCGCTGCCCGCGACCCCGGACGAAGAGGTGGACATCGTCTCGCGCCGGGTCGAGCAGATCGGCCGCTCGCTGGATCTCCCGGCCGGGCCGGAGGGCCTGGACGAGATCCGACGGGTCGTCACGGTCTTCCGCGAGCTGCGCGCCGGTCTCACCACCGACGGCCGGACCAAGCTCAAGTCCCCCTCCGGCACCCTCTCCACGGCCGAGGCCATCTCGGTGGTGACGAACGGGCTGGCGCTGGCCACCCACTTCGGGGACGGGGTGCTGCGCTCCGGGGACGTGGCCGCCGGCATCCTGGGCGCCGTGGTCCGGGACCCGGCGGCGGACCGGGTCGTATGGCAGGAGTATCTGGAGACCGTGGTGCGCGAGCGCGACGGCTGGAAGGACTTCTACCGCGCCTGCCGTGAGGCGAGCGCATGA
- a CDS encoding DUF5682 family protein, which yields MSERSERTTNRCGPVLLGVRHHGPGSARAVRAALDQCPPDAVLIEGPPEADALVPLAAQEGMRPPVALLAHVQDDPGRAAFWPLAEFSPEWVAMRWALERGVPVRFIDLPAAHSLAMGEKGETADGGTADGNPAAGADADGEKQGVGKGDADGAHTGGPVAPADGPGEQEAAAEADVRVDPIRVLAEAAGYDDPERWWEDVVEHRAGRAGAGSGGEPGADALAPFAALAEAMGALRETYGDGGHDRDPVREAHMRLRLRAARREFGDGIAVVCGAWHVPALARRTTVAADRQLLKGLPKAKVAVTWVPWTHRRLSRHSGYGAGIASPGWYGHLFSAPDRPVARWLTKVAGLLREEDYAVSSAHVIEAVRLAEGLATVRGRPLAGLTELDDAVRAVMGDGSDAPSSLIHDRLVVGDVLGEVPDDAPAVPLQRDIARSQRTLRLKPEARERELELDLRKETDAGRSRLLHRLRLLGIPWGEPTRSRGSTGTFRETWRLRWEPELSVRVAEAGIWGTTVLSAATAKAASEATGAATLAEVTALAERCLLAELPDALPVVMRALSDRAALDADVGHLAQALPALVRSVRYGDVRGTDAAALREVAMGLAERVFVGLPPACAGLDADGAAEMRGHLDATHQAVGLLGRPGAGQAGGDPAGQPTSQPASHPTGRQTGPHTGRQLDQPTGRQTGAQHLRTRWAGVLRAVSERDAVPGLIRGRSARLLLDEGELGDGGAERLMGLALSPGTPPTDAAGWIEGFVGGGTGGDGGMLLVHDARLLALVDGWLTGVPDAAFTDVLPLLRRTFAEYEAGVRRTLGELIRRGPASPSHRQAGDAPDAAAPGFGPGLDRDRAAAVLPTLRMLLGIGAHGFDDERNDELSGGPNDGRNDALSGGPNSDQPDTTRPADDLTGART from the coding sequence ATGAGCGAGCGTAGCGAGCGGACAACGAACAGGTGCGGGCCGGTGCTGCTCGGGGTGCGGCATCACGGCCCCGGGTCGGCGCGGGCGGTGCGGGCCGCCCTGGATCAGTGCCCGCCCGACGCGGTCCTGATCGAGGGCCCGCCGGAGGCGGACGCGCTGGTGCCGCTCGCCGCCCAGGAGGGGATGCGGCCGCCCGTCGCGCTGCTCGCCCATGTACAGGACGATCCCGGCCGCGCGGCGTTCTGGCCGCTGGCCGAGTTCTCCCCGGAGTGGGTGGCGATGCGCTGGGCACTGGAGCGCGGCGTCCCCGTCCGCTTCATCGATCTGCCCGCGGCCCACTCCCTGGCCATGGGGGAGAAGGGAGAGACCGCCGATGGGGGGACGGCCGACGGGAATCCTGCGGCCGGCGCGGACGCCGACGGCGAGAAGCAGGGCGTCGGCAAGGGGGACGCCGATGGCGCTCACACCGGAGGCCCGGTGGCCCCGGCCGACGGGCCCGGTGAGCAGGAGGCTGCCGCGGAGGCCGATGTACGGGTCGATCCGATCCGGGTGCTGGCCGAGGCGGCCGGGTACGACGATCCCGAGCGCTGGTGGGAGGACGTGGTCGAGCACCGCGCGGGGCGGGCGGGAGCCGGGAGCGGGGGAGAACCCGGTGCCGATGCGCTGGCTCCCTTCGCGGCGCTGGCGGAGGCGATGGGGGCGCTGCGCGAGACGTACGGCGACGGCGGACACGACCGCGACCCGGTGCGCGAGGCCCATATGCGGCTCCGGCTGCGGGCCGCGCGACGGGAGTTCGGCGACGGTATTGCCGTGGTGTGCGGCGCCTGGCACGTACCGGCCCTGGCCCGCCGCACCACCGTGGCCGCCGACCGGCAGCTGCTCAAGGGCCTGCCCAAGGCGAAGGTGGCGGTGACCTGGGTGCCCTGGACGCACCGACGGCTCTCCCGCCACAGCGGTTACGGCGCCGGAATCGCCTCGCCCGGTTGGTACGGCCATCTCTTCAGCGCCCCCGACCGCCCCGTCGCCCGCTGGCTGACCAAGGTCGCCGGGCTGCTCCGGGAGGAGGACTACGCCGTCTCGTCGGCGCATGTCATCGAAGCGGTGCGGCTCGCCGAGGGGCTGGCCACGGTACGGGGCCGCCCGCTGGCCGGGCTGACGGAGCTGGACGACGCGGTCCGGGCCGTCATGGGGGACGGCTCCGACGCCCCGTCTTCGCTGATCCACGACCGGCTGGTGGTCGGGGACGTACTGGGCGAGGTCCCGGACGACGCCCCCGCGGTACCGCTGCAACGGGACATCGCCCGCAGCCAGCGGACGCTGCGGCTCAAACCGGAGGCCCGGGAACGGGAACTGGAGCTGGACCTGCGCAAGGAGACCGACGCCGGCCGCAGCCGTCTGCTGCACCGGCTCCGGCTGCTCGGCATTCCCTGGGGCGAACCCACCCGCTCCCGCGGCAGCACCGGCACCTTCCGGGAGACCTGGCGGTTGCGCTGGGAGCCCGAACTGTCGGTGCGGGTCGCGGAGGCCGGTATCTGGGGCACGACAGTGCTCTCGGCCGCCACCGCCAAGGCCGCGTCCGAGGCGACCGGGGCGGCCACGCTCGCCGAGGTGACGGCGCTCGCCGAGCGCTGTCTGCTCGCCGAACTACCCGACGCCCTCCCGGTGGTGATGCGGGCGCTGTCGGACCGCGCGGCCCTGGACGCGGACGTGGGCCACCTCGCCCAGGCGCTGCCCGCCCTCGTGCGGTCCGTGCGCTACGGCGATGTGCGGGGCACGGACGCGGCGGCGCTCCGCGAGGTGGCCATGGGCCTGGCCGAGCGGGTCTTCGTCGGGTTGCCGCCGGCCTGCGCGGGCCTGGATGCCGACGGCGCCGCCGAAATGCGCGGCCATCTCGACGCCACCCACCAGGCCGTCGGCCTCCTCGGCCGGCCCGGGGCCGGACAGGCGGGCGGCGACCCGGCCGGCCAGCCGACCAGCCAGCCGGCCAGCCATCCGACTGGCCGGCAGACCGGACCGCACACTGGCCGGCAGCTCGACCAGCCGACCGGTCGGCAGACCGGAGCGCAGCACCTGCGGACGCGGTGGGCCGGAGTGCTGCGGGCGGTGAGTGAACGGGACGCCGTACCGGGGCTGATCCGCGGGCGGTCGGCCAGACTGCTGCTGGACGAGGGCGAGTTGGGCGACGGGGGCGCGGAACGGCTGATGGGGCTCGCCCTCTCGCCGGGCACCCCGCCCACCGACGCCGCCGGCTGGATCGAGGGATTCGTCGGAGGCGGGACCGGCGGGGACGGCGGCATGCTGCTGGTCCATGACGCGCGGCTGCTCGCACTGGTCGACGGCTGGCTGACCGGTGTGCCGGACGCCGCGTTCACGGACGTCCTGCCGCTGCTGCGCCGGACCTTCGCGGAGTACGAGGCCGGAGTGCGGCGCACCCTCGGCGAACTGATCCGCCGCGGCCCCGCGTCGCCCTCCCACCGTCAGGCAGGTGACGCCCCGGACGCCGCCGCGCCCGGCTTCGGCCCCGGCCTGGACCGCGACCGTGCCGCGGCCGTCCTGCCCACCCTGCGCATGCTGCTGGGGATCGGCGCACACGGCTTTGACGACGAGCGGAACGACGAGCTGAGCGGGGGGCCGAACGACGGGCGGAACGACGCGCTGAGCGGCGGGCCGAACAGCGACCAACCGGACACCACCCGACCGGCCGACGACCTCACGGGGGCACGGACATGA
- a CDS encoding VWA domain-containing protein, protein MTSTTPDPTATALAQTATATAAAAAATNTAPTATPDPAGTTATATTAPTAPTATDPASVAAASSSASVPADSAPATPTSEAERLRRWRLVLGGGGADGTGCELRGRDAAMDGALASLYGREKGSGGKAPGGRRAAGLGASAPGVARWLGDIRTYFPSSVVQVMQRDAIDRLGLSALLLEPEMLEAVEADVHLVGTLLSLNKVMPETTKETARAVVRQVVEQLEKKLAQRTRATLTGALDRSARISRPRHRDIDWDRTIRANLKNYLPEYRTVVPERLIGYGRAAQSVKKDVVLCIDQSGSMAASVVYASVFGAVLASMRALDTRLVVFDTAVVDLTDQLDDPVDVLFGTQLGGGTDINRALAYCQSRITRPTETVVVLISDLYEGGIRDEMLKRVAAMKASGVQFVTLLALSDEGAPAYDRDHAAALAALGAPAFACTPDLFPDVMAAAIEKRPLPIPDMAEQR, encoded by the coding sequence ATGACCAGTACGACACCGGACCCGACGGCAACGGCGTTGGCACAGACAGCGACAGCGACAGCGGCAGCGGCAGCGGCAACGAACACCGCCCCGACGGCGACCCCAGACCCGGCGGGCACCACGGCCACGGCAACCACGGCCCCGACGGCGCCCACGGCCACAGACCCAGCTTCCGTCGCTGCCGCCTCCTCCTCCGCCTCCGTCCCCGCCGACTCCGCCCCTGCCACCCCCACCTCCGAAGCCGAGCGGCTGCGTCGTTGGCGGCTGGTGCTCGGTGGTGGCGGTGCGGACGGCACGGGGTGCGAACTACGGGGGCGGGACGCGGCGATGGACGGGGCGCTGGCCTCGCTCTACGGCCGGGAGAAGGGGAGCGGCGGCAAGGCGCCCGGCGGCAGGCGTGCGGCGGGGCTCGGGGCCTCGGCGCCCGGGGTGGCGCGCTGGCTGGGCGACATCCGCACGTACTTCCCGTCCTCCGTGGTGCAGGTGATGCAGCGCGACGCCATCGACCGGCTGGGGCTGTCCGCGCTGCTGCTGGAGCCGGAGATGCTGGAGGCCGTCGAGGCGGATGTGCATCTGGTGGGCACCCTCCTCTCGCTCAACAAGGTCATGCCGGAGACGACCAAGGAGACCGCGCGCGCCGTCGTCCGCCAGGTCGTCGAGCAGTTGGAGAAGAAGCTCGCGCAGCGCACCCGCGCCACCCTCACCGGCGCCCTGGACCGCTCCGCCCGGATCAGCCGGCCGCGCCATCGTGATATCGACTGGGACCGCACGATCCGGGCGAACCTCAAGAACTACCTCCCGGAGTACCGCACGGTCGTCCCCGAGCGGCTGATCGGATACGGCCGCGCGGCGCAGTCGGTGAAGAAGGACGTGGTGCTCTGCATCGACCAGTCCGGTTCCATGGCCGCCTCGGTCGTCTATGCCTCGGTGTTCGGCGCGGTGCTCGCCTCCATGCGGGCCCTCGACACCCGGCTGGTCGTCTTCGACACGGCGGTGGTCGACCTGACGGACCAACTGGACGACCCGGTCGACGTCCTCTTCGGCACCCAGCTCGGCGGCGGCACGGACATCAACCGTGCGCTCGCCTACTGCCAGTCCCGCATCACCCGCCCCACCGAAACCGTCGTCGTGCTCATCAGCGACCTCTACGAAGGCGGTATCAGGGACGAGATGCTCAAGCGGGTCGCCGCGATGAAGGCGTCCGGCGTGCAGTTCGTGACGCTGCTCGCCCTGTCCGACGAGGGGGCGCCCGCCTATGACCGGGACCATGCCGCGGCTCTCGCGGCCCTGGGCGCCCCGGCGTTCGCCTGCACCCCGGATCTGTTTCCGGACGTGATGGCGGCCGCGATCGAGAAACGGCCGCTGCCCATACCGGACATGGCGGAGCAACGGTGA
- a CDS encoding peptidoglycan-binding protein, which produces MATPLTASKLVAALRDEGLVVHEVRDWREHNRNAKGPWGPMNGVMIHHTATQGTDSSVDLCYDGRSDLPGPLCHGVIDKQGQVHLVGNGRANHAGLGDGDVLRAVVNEDAELPPDDEADTDGNRHFYGFECINLGDGKDPWPEAQKLAVEKAAAAICRAHGWSERSVIGHKEWQPGKVDPRGITMDGLRGRIKKRLAKPAEGSPEPQQPAYEPFPGSGFFRSGARSPVITAMGARLVAEDCGHYEVGPGPEWTEADRKSYAAWQRKLGFHGEDADGVPGQVSWGRLRVPHT; this is translated from the coding sequence ATGGCCACTCCCCTGACCGCGAGCAAGCTGGTCGCGGCGCTGCGCGACGAGGGCCTGGTGGTCCACGAGGTCCGCGACTGGCGTGAGCACAACCGGAACGCCAAAGGCCCCTGGGGCCCGATGAACGGCGTGATGATCCATCACACCGCCACACAGGGCACCGACAGCTCGGTGGACCTGTGTTACGACGGGCGCTCCGACCTGCCGGGGCCGCTGTGCCACGGCGTGATCGACAAACAGGGCCAGGTCCATCTCGTCGGCAATGGCCGTGCCAACCACGCCGGGCTCGGTGACGGCGACGTCCTGCGTGCGGTGGTCAACGAGGACGCGGAGCTGCCGCCGGACGACGAGGCGGACACCGACGGCAACCGCCACTTCTACGGCTTCGAATGCATCAACCTCGGCGATGGCAAGGACCCTTGGCCCGAGGCGCAGAAGCTCGCCGTCGAGAAGGCCGCGGCGGCGATCTGCCGTGCGCACGGCTGGAGCGAGCGCTCGGTGATCGGGCACAAGGAGTGGCAGCCGGGGAAGGTCGATCCGCGCGGCATCACGATGGACGGCCTGCGGGGCCGGATCAAGAAGCGGCTGGCGAAGCCGGCGGAGGGCTCGCCGGAGCCGCAGCAGCCGGCGTACGAGCCGTTCCCCGGCAGCGGCTTCTTCCGGTCCGGGGCCCGCAGCCCGGTGATCACGGCGATGGGGGCGCGGCTGGTGGCCGAGGACTGCGGCCATTACGAAGTCGGCCCCGGTCCGGAGTGGACCGAGGCGGACCGGAAGTCGTACGCGGCCTGGCAGCGCAAGCTCGGCTTCCACGGCGAGGATGCGGACGGGGTGCCGGGACAGGTCAGCTGGGGACGGTTGCGGGTGCCCCACACGTAG